In bacterium, a single genomic region encodes these proteins:
- a CDS encoding GMC family oxidoreductase — protein MRTAVVVGSGAGGAAAARELQGSFAVTVLEAGKEFQPLSLNLSWVDQLKRAGLLWDERGIQLLLPAMRIRNTADRMVMVNGTGTGGTTTLATGNGIRRDHDLKTCGVDLNAEFAELAAEIPVTMDHRFLWSRASRRLFDLCLEMGLHPAPLAKMGDYSRCVRCGRCVLGCRHAAKWDSRHFLRSAEEKGARLFTACRVEKIVIRNNRATGVLVRKKLRTEFIPADLVVVAAGGFGTPVILENSGIPCEPRLFVDPVLCVAVHWEKAGQNKEISMPFVVERDGFILAPYFDYLSYFFNRNWKPPAQDTCVLMIKLADSACGLVRNGRIEKRLTDQDWARLKQGVDLCKEIYARLGLSREKSWLGTVNAGHPGGMLPLTAAEAATLHSGRLPENVYVADATLFPKSLGYPPILTIMALAKKIAKICAQS, from the coding sequence ATGAGAACGGCGGTCGTGGTGGGCAGCGGCGCCGGCGGCGCTGCGGCAGCCCGGGAACTGCAGGGCTCGTTCGCTGTCACCGTATTGGAAGCGGGAAAAGAGTTTCAGCCTCTTTCTTTGAATCTCTCTTGGGTGGATCAGCTCAAGCGGGCCGGTTTGCTGTGGGATGAACGCGGAATCCAATTGCTGTTGCCTGCCATGAGAATCCGCAATACAGCGGATCGCATGGTGATGGTGAATGGGACCGGCACCGGTGGAACCACGACGTTGGCGACAGGCAACGGAATACGAAGAGACCATGATCTGAAAACTTGTGGCGTCGATCTGAATGCCGAGTTCGCCGAGTTGGCGGCAGAGATCCCTGTCACCATGGATCACCGCTTTCTCTGGAGCCGAGCGAGCAGGCGGTTGTTTGATCTCTGCCTTGAGATGGGCCTTCATCCGGCGCCGTTGGCCAAAATGGGTGATTACAGCCGTTGTGTGCGCTGCGGCCGTTGCGTGCTGGGCTGTCGCCATGCTGCAAAATGGGACAGCCGGCATTTTTTGCGCAGCGCGGAAGAAAAAGGCGCGCGTCTGTTCACCGCCTGCCGGGTGGAGAAAATAGTGATTCGCAACAACAGGGCGACAGGTGTCCTGGTCCGGAAAAAACTGCGCACAGAGTTCATCCCAGCTGATCTGGTGGTCGTGGCGGCCGGAGGATTCGGCACGCCGGTGATTCTGGAGAACTCGGGCATCCCCTGTGAACCCCGGCTGTTCGTGGATCCGGTCCTGTGCGTGGCGGTCCATTGGGAAAAAGCGGGTCAGAACAAAGAGATCTCCATGCCCTTTGTCGTGGAAAGGGATGGATTCATCCTCGCTCCCTACTTTGATTATCTCAGTTATTTTTTTAACCGCAATTGGAAACCGCCTGCGCAGGACACCTGCGTCCTGATGATCAAGTTGGCGGACTCGGCCTGCGGTCTGGTTCGCAACGGACGGATTGAAAAGAGGTTGACCGATCAAGATTGGGCTCGCTTGAAACAGGGCGTCGATCTATGCAAAGAGATCTACGCCCGGCTCGGGCTGAGTAGGGAGAAAAGCTGGTTGGGGACGGTGAACGCAGGCCATCCGGGCGGAATGCTGCCGCTGACTGCGGCGGAGGCGGCTACACTGCACTCCGGGCGGCTGCCGGAGAATGTATATGTCGCTGATGCGACGCTTTTTCCCAAATCCCTGGGATATCCTCCGATTTTGACCATTATGGCCTTGGCGAAAAAAATCGCCAAGATCTGTGCGCAAAGCTGA